In Cyanobacteria bacterium GSL.Bin1, a single window of DNA contains:
- a CDS encoding UDP-N-acetylmuramate--L-alanine ligase encodes MSCSNSVDFKGKPFHFIGIGGIGMSALAYILAKRQVPITGSDLRSTHITDRLRAVGAHIFSSQDGKNLDYFLSADSKIPNQSLLPQVICSTAIHPDNSEYQAALVRGCPIFHRSDVLASLVAEYDSIAVAGTHGKTTTSSLLGYVLLQAGVDPTVVVGGEVSAWEGNARVGQGRYLVAEADESDGSLVKLTPAIGIVTNIELDHPDHYQSLSAVVDIFQTFAQQTQTLVGCIDCETVRETLQPDITYSLKPQQGADYTVTDVIYHGQGATATVWEHGKALGQVQLKLLGSHNLSNALAVIATARKIGIEFEVIASAIAQFIGAKRRFEIYGEENGILFVDDYAHHPSELVATLAGAKLRVESQQAQRLVAIFQPHRYSRTAAFLQEFATAFKAANLVVLTDIYSAGELPTDINGEQLAQLMVQHHPDVIYHGDLSSLSERLRTLLRPGDIALFLGAGNLNQIIPETMARVTAKKAA; translated from the coding sequence ATGAGTTGCTCAAATTCAGTTGATTTTAAGGGTAAGCCTTTTCATTTCATTGGTATTGGTGGCATTGGCATGTCAGCATTAGCCTATATTTTAGCCAAACGTCAGGTTCCGATTACTGGGTCAGATTTACGTTCTACTCATATTACCGACCGTCTCAGGGCAGTAGGGGCTCATATTTTTTCATCTCAAGATGGAAAAAATTTAGATTATTTTTTGTCTGCTGATTCCAAAATTCCGAACCAAAGTTTATTGCCACAGGTCATTTGTTCGACAGCGATTCATCCCGATAATAGTGAGTATCAAGCAGCTTTAGTAAGGGGATGTCCGATTTTTCACCGTTCCGATGTGTTGGCTAGCTTGGTGGCAGAATATGACAGTATTGCGGTAGCTGGAACACACGGTAAAACAACGACGAGTAGTTTACTGGGTTATGTTTTATTACAGGCAGGCGTTGATCCGACAGTGGTTGTAGGAGGGGAAGTTTCAGCGTGGGAAGGAAATGCTCGCGTTGGTCAAGGACGTTATTTAGTGGCAGAAGCAGACGAGTCCGATGGTTCTCTCGTGAAGCTAACCCCCGCCATTGGCATTGTGACCAATATTGAATTGGATCATCCGGATCATTACCAGAGTTTATCGGCAGTCGTAGATATTTTCCAAACGTTTGCTCAACAAACCCAGACCTTAGTCGGATGTATTGACTGTGAAACCGTACGAGAAACCCTACAACCAGACATTACTTATAGTCTGAAGCCACAACAAGGGGCGGACTATACTGTAACGGATGTTATTTATCATGGACAGGGCGCAACGGCAACCGTTTGGGAACACGGGAAAGCATTAGGACAAGTTCAGTTAAAGTTATTGGGCAGCCATAATTTAAGTAATGCCTTAGCCGTTATTGCCACCGCGCGAAAAATTGGAATTGAGTTTGAGGTGATTGCGAGCGCGATCGCGCAATTTATAGGGGCCAAACGGCGGTTTGAAATCTATGGTGAAGAAAATGGCATTCTCTTTGTGGATGACTATGCCCATCACCCCAGTGAACTAGTGGCAACCCTTGCTGGGGCTAAATTACGCGTGGAGAGTCAACAAGCACAACGCCTCGTTGCCATTTTTCAACCCCATCGCTACAGTCGGACGGCTGCTTTTTTACAAGAATTTGCCACGGCTTTCAAAGCTGCAAATTTAGTGGTTTTAACAGACATTTATAGTGCCGGAGAATTGCCCACTGATATTAATGGGGAACAATTAGCACAGTTGATGGTTCAACATCATCCAGATGTAATTTATCACGGCGATCTATCTTCTCTCTCCGAGCGCCTCCGAACCCTTTTACGTCCGGGTGATATTGCACTGTTTCTTGGCGCCGGTAATCTCAATCAAATTATTCCTGAAACCATGGCTCGTGTAACCGCAAAAAAAGCAGCATGA
- the murB gene encoding UDP-N-acetylmuramate dehydrogenase → MTLYLPDTNCILQSQVSLATHTSLRVGGTAEWYVAPQNSEHLQRSLQWAQQEHLPVTFLGGGSNLLISDRGLPGLVISARYFRNLTIDEERATITAAAGMPLATVAWKAAKRGWSGLEWAVGIPGTVGGSVVMNAGAHGACMGDALLEVAILTIEGQIERLTPTDLEFRYRTSNLQNRPRWVMEATFQLHPGYAKEAITAQTRANLNQRRNSQPYNKPSCGSVFRNPQNRAAGWLIEQAGLKGYQVGGAQVAHRHANFILNCGQATAQDIYNVIQHIQEKVEQQWSILLQPEVKLLGEF, encoded by the coding sequence ATGACACTCTATCTTCCTGATACCAACTGTATCCTGCAATCGCAAGTTTCTCTAGCGACTCATACCTCCTTGCGTGTGGGTGGTACCGCTGAATGGTATGTCGCCCCCCAAAACAGCGAACACCTGCAAAGGAGTTTGCAATGGGCCCAACAAGAACACTTACCTGTTACTTTTTTAGGAGGCGGTTCTAATTTACTGATTAGCGATCGCGGCTTACCCGGTTTAGTAATTAGTGCTCGTTATTTTCGCAACTTAACCATTGACGAAGAAAGGGCAACGATTACTGCCGCTGCTGGTATGCCCCTAGCAACAGTCGCTTGGAAAGCAGCAAAACGCGGTTGGAGTGGCTTAGAGTGGGCAGTGGGCATTCCGGGAACCGTGGGGGGATCGGTGGTCATGAATGCTGGTGCGCATGGGGCTTGTATGGGAGATGCCTTGCTGGAAGTGGCGATCCTTACCATTGAAGGTCAAATTGAACGCCTGACTCCCACTGACTTAGAGTTTCGTTATCGTACCTCTAACTTACAAAATCGTCCCCGTTGGGTTATGGAAGCAACCTTTCAACTCCATCCTGGGTATGCTAAAGAGGCAATTACTGCTCAAACTCGTGCCAACTTGAATCAACGGCGTAATAGTCAGCCCTATAATAAACCCAGTTGCGGCAGCGTTTTCCGGAATCCTCAAAATCGGGCAGCCGGTTGGCTGATTGAACAAGCAGGGTTAAAAGGCTATCAAGTCGGCGGAGCGCAAGTGGCTCATCGCCATGCCAATTTTATCCTCAATTGTGGGCAAGCCACCGCTCAAGATATCTACAATGTGATTCAACACATACAGGAAAAAGTCGAGCAGCAATGGTCAATTTTATTGCAACCAGAAGTTAAACTATTGGGTGAGTTTTAA
- a CDS encoding YbaB/EbfC family nucleoid-associated protein: MTEGKGFGFGLGKMKELRDAFAKAQQVQQGAQELQEELEQMNIEGQSSDGTVKVVMSGNQEPRSVEISPEAAEKGADALSELVTEAVKDAYNKSTETMREKMEALTSGLQLPGM, translated from the coding sequence ATGACAGAAGGAAAAGGTTTTGGCTTCGGCTTAGGCAAAATGAAGGAATTACGGGATGCCTTTGCTAAAGCGCAGCAAGTGCAACAAGGGGCGCAAGAACTCCAAGAAGAATTGGAGCAAATGAATATTGAAGGACAAAGCAGCGATGGTACAGTGAAAGTCGTGATGAGTGGCAATCAAGAACCCCGTAGTGTCGAAATTTCTCCAGAAGCGGCGGAGAAGGGTGCAGATGCGCTCTCAGAACTGGTGACAGAAGCGGTCAAAGATGCTTATAACAAATCCACTGAAACCATGCGCGAAAAAATGGAAGCCTTAACCAGTGGCTTACAACTCCCTGGAATGTAA
- a CDS encoding prolyl oligopeptidase family serine peptidase: MTTTTTPSTQTQLPPLIPRSLLFGNPKRARPRLSPDAKYMAYIAPDEKDVLQVWVRTIGQTDDRQVTQDKKRGIRAYFWTYKPDQLIYLQDADGDENFHLYAVDLAKNIVRDLTPFQGVKAQPIDLDPETPDEVLVGLNLNNAQKFDVYRINLNNGAVEFDTDNPGNIVSWTADAQFQVRAAVAATPDGGSDLLYRETPDQDWELLRHWSADDEGGALSFSKDSKTLYLVGSHEANAQRLLSLNLENREESVIAADEQYDVGDVLIHPTQRHIEAVSFYKDKEEWQVLDDAIAPDFQVLRQLREGEFGIASRDLADQNWLVAYLTDDGPVYYYHYRRDTQKAEFLFTNQPELEDLPLAKMEPIAYQARDGLTIHGYLTTPVGVEAQHLPTVLYVHGGPWARDTWGYNPAVQWLANRGYAVLQVNFRGSTGYGKDFLNAGNRQWGGTMHNDLIDAVEWLKHKGIADPNRIAIMGGSYGGYATLAGLTFTPDVFACGVDIVGPSNLITLINSVPPYWKPMMSMFAHRVGDIETEEDFLRSCSPLFYADQIKKPLLIGQGANDPRVKQAESEQIVAEMREKGKPVQYALYTDEGHGFARPENRMHFYAIAENFLAEYLEGRAEAVGEIEGHSGIVS, encoded by the coding sequence ATGACAACAACAACCACTCCTTCCACTCAAACCCAACTTCCCCCGCTCATTCCCCGTTCACTGCTATTTGGTAATCCCAAACGAGCTCGTCCTCGTCTTTCTCCGGATGCCAAATACATGGCCTATATTGCCCCTGATGAGAAAGATGTTTTACAAGTCTGGGTACGAACCATTGGTCAAACTGATGACCGGCAAGTGACTCAAGATAAAAAACGCGGGATTCGGGCTTATTTTTGGACCTATAAACCGGATCAACTGATTTATCTACAAGATGCTGATGGTGATGAAAACTTCCACCTCTACGCGGTTGACCTCGCCAAGAACATTGTTCGCGATTTAACCCCCTTCCAAGGTGTGAAAGCGCAACCGATTGATCTCGACCCGGAAACCCCTGATGAAGTATTAGTGGGGTTAAACTTGAATAATGCTCAAAAATTTGATGTTTATCGCATCAACTTGAATAATGGGGCGGTGGAATTTGATACCGATAACCCCGGCAATATTGTCAGTTGGACCGCAGATGCCCAATTCCAAGTGCGAGCTGCCGTTGCAGCCACTCCTGATGGGGGATCTGATTTACTGTATCGGGAGACGCCCGATCAAGACTGGGAACTGTTACGCCATTGGAGTGCAGACGATGAAGGCGGTGCCCTGAGCTTTTCTAAGGATAGTAAAACCCTTTATTTGGTTGGTTCCCATGAGGCAAATGCGCAACGGTTACTGTCTCTCAATTTAGAAAATCGAGAAGAAAGCGTTATTGCTGCGGATGAACAGTATGATGTGGGAGATGTTTTAATTCATCCTACCCAACGGCATATTGAAGCGGTCTCGTTTTATAAAGATAAAGAAGAATGGCAAGTTTTAGATGACGCGATCGCGCCAGATTTTCAAGTGCTGCGCCAACTGCGTGAGGGAGAATTTGGCATTGCCAGTCGAGATTTAGCGGATCAAAATTGGCTCGTTGCTTATCTTACCGATGATGGACCCGTTTATTACTACCACTATCGTCGCGACACCCAAAAAGCCGAATTTCTTTTTACCAATCAACCGGAATTAGAAGACCTGCCCTTAGCGAAAATGGAACCCATTGCTTATCAAGCGAGAGATGGCTTAACCATTCATGGCTATTTGACGACACCGGTTGGGGTAGAAGCTCAACACTTACCCACTGTTTTATATGTCCATGGCGGTCCCTGGGCGCGGGATACCTGGGGTTATAACCCAGCGGTACAATGGTTGGCGAACCGCGGTTATGCGGTCTTACAGGTGAACTTCCGCGGGTCAACGGGCTATGGTAAAGACTTTCTCAACGCTGGTAATCGCCAGTGGGGCGGTACGATGCACAATGATCTGATTGATGCGGTGGAATGGTTAAAACACAAAGGCATTGCTGACCCGAATCGGATTGCGATTATGGGCGGTTCTTATGGGGGATACGCTACTTTAGCGGGACTGACGTTTACCCCAGATGTCTTTGCCTGTGGCGTTGATATTGTCGGACCGTCTAACTTAATTACCCTCATCAACAGTGTTCCTCCCTACTGGAAACCAATGATGTCAATGTTTGCCCATCGCGTTGGGGATATTGAAACGGAAGAAGACTTTTTGCGGTCTTGTTCGCCTCTGTTCTACGCCGATCAGATTAAAAAGCCTTTACTCATTGGTCAAGGCGCCAATGATCCGCGGGTAAAACAAGCCGAAAGTGAGCAAATTGTTGCGGAAATGCGAGAAAAAGGCAAGCCTGTGCAATATGCCCTTTATACTGATGAAGGACATGGCTTTGCTCGTCCTGAGAACCGGATGCACTTCTACGCGATCGCGGAAAACTTCTTAGCAGAGTATTTAGAGGGTCGTGCGGAAGCCGTCGGAGAAATTGAAGGGCATTCTGGCATTGTTAGCTAG
- a CDS encoding photosystem II protein Y, translating into MDWRIVIVLAPVILAASWALFNIGAAAIRQAQDFLNNQNT; encoded by the coding sequence ATGGATTGGCGAATCGTGATTGTGCTTGCTCCTGTAATCTTAGCTGCGAGTTGGGCTTTATTTAATATTGGTGCAGCAGCCATTAGACAAGCACAAGATTTTCTGAATAATCAGAATACTTAA
- a CDS encoding NTP transferase domain-containing protein: MRAVLMAGGSGTRLRPLTCDLPKPMVPVLNRPMAEHIINLLKRHNIHEVIATLHYLPDVMRDYFGDGSEFGIHMEYSVEEDQPLGTAGCVKHVEELLDDTFLVISGDTMTDFDLSEAIKFHKQNQSKATLILSRVPNPVEFGVVITDQENRIQRFLEKPSSSEIFSDTVNTGTYILEPEVLQYLPQNEECDFSKDLFPLLLDKGEPMYGYIADDYWCDVGHLEAYRESQYDALHQKVKIDFAYEEQSPGVWVGENTVIDPSANIQPPVLIGDNCRIGPRVNIEAGTVIGDNVTVGAEADLKSPILWNGVIIGEQAHIWACSISRGVRVDRRAHIQEGVTLGPLCTVGEEAQISQGVRVWPSKQIESGATLNINLIWGNMAQRNLFGQQGVTGIANIDITPEFAVKLGAAYGSTLKTGATVSVSRDQRSVSRMVTRSLVSGLMSTGVNVQNLEASAIPITRTTIPTMSVVGGIHVRLHPSRHDHLLIEFVDEQGINITKAKEKKIEGAYFKEDLRRAAIPEIGEVFYPTQVLDVYSHSFEKHLNVQAVNNSRAKVVIDYAYAVSGAVLPLLLGKFGCDAVVLNASLSQTALSNEERETLLNELGQVVEALKANMGVQVAANGEQLILVDEAGLPIRGEILTALMVNMMMTAHPRSTIVVPVHASSAVEQIVRRHDGKVIRTKASPTALMEAAQENSNVVLGGSGETGFIFPELHPGFDAMFCIAKLIEMLTVQERSLAEIRTELPRVCHKSYTMRCPWTVKGALMRYLVETHPTDQLELIDGVKVINPQNDDWVLVLPDAGEPLVHIFANGDDRDWVDNTLREYRQRVQDFIDKEQGVEAVNV; the protein is encoded by the coding sequence ATGCGCGCAGTACTAATGGCTGGAGGGTCTGGAACTAGACTGCGACCCTTGACCTGTGACCTGCCCAAGCCGATGGTACCGGTTCTTAATCGTCCCATGGCAGAACACATCATCAATTTACTCAAACGCCACAACATTCATGAAGTTATCGCCACCTTACACTATCTTCCCGACGTGATGCGCGACTATTTTGGGGATGGTAGTGAATTTGGGATACACATGGAATATTCGGTGGAAGAAGACCAACCCTTAGGCACTGCTGGTTGTGTTAAACATGTGGAAGAACTCCTCGATGACACCTTCCTCGTCATCAGTGGTGATACCATGACCGACTTTGACCTTTCCGAAGCGATAAAATTCCATAAACAGAATCAATCGAAAGCAACGTTAATTTTATCACGTGTTCCGAACCCGGTTGAATTTGGGGTGGTCATTACCGATCAAGAAAATCGGATTCAACGCTTTTTAGAAAAACCTTCGAGTAGTGAAATTTTTTCTGATACCGTTAATACAGGAACTTATATCCTAGAACCGGAAGTTTTACAGTATCTACCTCAAAATGAGGAATGTGATTTCTCAAAAGATCTCTTTCCCTTGCTGCTAGACAAAGGGGAACCCATGTATGGCTATATTGCTGACGATTATTGGTGTGATGTTGGGCACTTAGAAGCTTATCGAGAATCCCAGTATGATGCGCTCCATCAAAAAGTGAAGATTGATTTTGCTTATGAGGAACAATCACCAGGGGTTTGGGTTGGAGAAAATACGGTGATTGACCCCAGTGCCAATATTCAACCGCCGGTTCTAATTGGCGATAACTGTCGAATTGGACCACGAGTCAATATCGAAGCAGGAACAGTTATTGGTGATAATGTCACTGTTGGCGCAGAAGCGGATCTCAAAAGTCCTATTCTTTGGAATGGGGTGATTATTGGCGAACAAGCACACATTTGGGCTTGCTCCATTTCGAGAGGGGTAAGAGTTGATCGACGCGCCCATATCCAAGAGGGTGTAACCCTAGGTCCATTATGCACCGTCGGTGAAGAAGCCCAAATTAGCCAAGGGGTAAGAGTCTGGCCCAGTAAACAAATTGAGTCAGGCGCAACATTAAATATCAACCTAATTTGGGGGAATATGGCGCAACGGAATTTATTTGGGCAGCAAGGCGTTACCGGCATTGCTAATATTGACATTACGCCTGAATTTGCAGTTAAGTTAGGGGCAGCTTATGGCTCGACCCTGAAAACAGGCGCAACAGTGAGTGTCTCTCGCGATCAGCGGAGTGTTTCCCGGATGGTAACGCGATCACTTGTCTCTGGGTTAATGTCAACGGGGGTCAATGTCCAAAACTTAGAAGCCTCAGCGATTCCGATTACTCGCACCACGATTCCTACAATGTCAGTGGTTGGTGGCATTCATGTGCGTTTACACCCGAGTCGCCATGATCATCTCCTCATCGAGTTTGTCGATGAGCAAGGGATTAATATCACTAAAGCCAAAGAAAAGAAAATTGAAGGGGCTTACTTTAAGGAAGATTTACGACGGGCAGCCATTCCTGAAATTGGCGAAGTCTTCTATCCGACGCAAGTCTTAGATGTCTATAGTCATAGCTTTGAAAAACACCTGAATGTCCAAGCGGTGAATAACAGTCGGGCAAAAGTAGTCATCGATTATGCCTATGCGGTTTCGGGGGCAGTTTTACCCTTGCTTTTAGGTAAATTTGGCTGCGATGCTGTGGTCTTAAATGCGAGTCTTAGCCAAACGGCTTTATCTAATGAAGAACGAGAAACCTTACTCAATGAACTGGGTCAGGTGGTAGAAGCCTTGAAAGCCAATATGGGGGTCCAAGTTGCTGCCAATGGCGAACAACTGATTTTAGTGGATGAAGCCGGTTTACCGATTCGCGGTGAAATTCTCACAGCGTTGATGGTGAATATGATGATGACCGCTCATCCTCGCAGTACGATTGTTGTACCCGTTCATGCCTCAAGTGCGGTCGAACAGATTGTCCGTCGTCATGATGGAAAAGTAATTCGCACCAAAGCCAGTCCGACTGCTCTCATGGAAGCAGCTCAAGAGAACTCTAATGTTGTGCTCGGCGGAAGTGGAGAAACTGGGTTTATTTTCCCAGAATTGCACCCCGGCTTTGATGCCATGTTCTGCATTGCCAAACTGATTGAAATGTTGACAGTACAGGAGCGCTCACTTGCTGAAATTCGCACTGAATTGCCCCGAGTTTGTCATAAATCTTACACCATGCGGTGTCCTTGGACGGTCAAAGGAGCTTTAATGCGCTATTTAGTAGAAACTCATCCCACGGATCAGTTGGAATTAATTGATGGTGTCAAAGTGATCAATCCTCAAAATGATGATTGGGTCTTGGTACTCCCTGATGCGGGCGAGCCATTGGTTCATATTTTTGCCAATGGCGATGATCGCGACTGGGTTGATAATACGTTGCGAGAATATCGTCAACGCGTCCAAGACTTCATTGATAAAGAACAAGGCGTTGAAGCCGTTAACGTTTAG
- the ndhO gene encoding NAD(P)H-quinone oxidoreductase subunit O translates to MAGKVKKGALVRVIREKLENSLEAMASDNRFPSYLFESKGEILETDGDYAFVKFYVATPGVWLRLDQLEAVN, encoded by the coding sequence ATGGCTGGAAAAGTTAAAAAAGGTGCTTTAGTACGGGTTATTCGCGAAAAACTTGAGAATAGTTTGGAGGCAATGGCAAGTGATAATCGCTTTCCTTCCTATTTATTTGAAAGTAAAGGGGAAATTTTAGAGACAGACGGGGATTATGCTTTTGTTAAATTTTATGTTGCTACTCCTGGAGTGTGGCTTCGTTTAGACCAACTTGAAGCAGTAAATTAA
- a CDS encoding TenA family transcriptional regulator has product MNITCQQLIERHAHSWEQATIHPFLQACQSGEIQPQQFNTWLIQDYLFVIEFTRLLAKTLANAPAEHFDVLLGGLSAIKDELNWFQVKAKERNLDLNVEKQQTCQAYCEYMQKVGEMSYPVQAVVIWAIELAYNQAWQQPGTMVSPYNEFAERWGNTGFTEYVKQLEKQANQALAEVDQETSKYLESAFVKIASLEKDFWQMAYKN; this is encoded by the coding sequence ATGAATATTACTTGTCAACAATTAATTGAACGTCATGCCCATAGTTGGGAACAAGCAACCATTCATCCTTTTTTACAAGCTTGTCAGTCAGGAGAAATTCAACCCCAACAGTTTAATACTTGGTTGATTCAAGATTATCTTTTTGTAATTGAATTTACCCGTTTACTGGCAAAAACTTTAGCCAATGCCCCGGCAGAACATTTTGATGTGTTATTAGGTGGATTAAGTGCCATTAAAGACGAGTTGAATTGGTTTCAAGTTAAAGCCAAAGAGCGCAACCTTGATTTAAATGTCGAGAAACAGCAAACTTGTCAGGCTTACTGTGAGTATATGCAGAAGGTAGGGGAAATGTCGTATCCTGTGCAAGCGGTTGTGATTTGGGCGATCGAGCTGGCGTATAATCAAGCTTGGCAACAACCAGGAACAATGGTTTCACCCTACAATGAATTTGCGGAGCGTTGGGGCAATACTGGCTTTACGGAATATGTTAAGCAACTGGAAAAACAAGCCAATCAAGCCCTTGCTGAAGTGGATCAAGAAACAAGTAAATATTTGGAATCTGCTTTTGTCAAAATTGCTAGCTTAGAGAAAGATTTTTGGCAAATGGCATACAAGAATTAG